In a single window of the Limnohabitans sp. 2KL-27 genome:
- a CDS encoding DUF2189 domain-containing protein, translated as MSTDAKSLEAAQVTDLPTMASPYELPPPVGPRSHMRPLGLSDPFRWLARGLIDLRQHPGIALFYGLCFWGMAQVLALVFKHRPEYTLSLVSGCLLVGPFMAMGLYEVSRKRERGELPEMASSLMCWDQHIRSMAMLVLVLMVLELLWGRASLVVFAVFFNTSMPSTTGVIEAVFNPQNIEFLMVYLAVGGVFAALVYGLSVVSIPMILDRDTDAISAVLTSMRVVFSHPGVMLLWGLLLSILVLAALWPWALGIIVVGPWLGHASWHAYRGSVEWEECPEEAVTLGSTN; from the coding sequence ATGAGCACCGATGCCAAGTCTCTTGAAGCTGCCCAGGTGACAGACCTGCCCACGATGGCCTCGCCCTATGAGTTGCCACCGCCCGTAGGGCCGCGCTCGCACATGCGGCCCCTGGGTTTGTCAGATCCTTTTCGTTGGCTGGCGCGGGGCCTGATCGACCTGCGCCAGCACCCGGGCATTGCCTTGTTTTATGGCCTGTGCTTTTGGGGCATGGCGCAGGTGTTGGCCCTGGTGTTCAAGCACAGGCCCGAGTACACCTTGTCGCTGGTTTCTGGCTGTCTGCTGGTGGGGCCGTTCATGGCCATGGGCCTGTACGAGGTCAGCCGCAAACGCGAGCGCGGCGAGTTGCCCGAGATGGCCTCGTCGCTCATGTGCTGGGATCAACACATCCGGAGCATGGCCATGCTGGTGCTGGTCTTGATGGTGCTGGAGCTGCTGTGGGGCAGGGCGTCCCTGGTGGTGTTTGCGGTGTTTTTCAACACCAGCATGCCTTCCACCACGGGGGTGATCGAAGCGGTGTTCAATCCGCAAAACATCGAATTCTTGATGGTTTACCTGGCGGTGGGGGGCGTGTTCGCCGCTTTGGTTTATGGCCTGTCGGTGGTGTCCATCCCCATGATTTTGGACCGCGACACCGATGCCATTTCGGCGGTGCTCACGAGCATGCGGGTGGTTTTTTCGCACCCGGGTGTGATGCTGCTGTGGGGCTTGCTGCTGAGCATTTTGGTGCTGGCGGCCTTGTGGCCTTGGGCCTTGGGCATCATCGTGGTGGGGCCCTGGCTTGGCCATGCCAGCTGGCACGCTTACCGCGGCAGTGTCGAGTGGGAAGAATGCCCTGAAGAAGCTGTTACATTGGGCAGCACAAATTAA
- the mnmH gene encoding tRNA 2-selenouridine(34) synthase MnmH codes for MSLHLISASDAMARLDQFDAILDARSEGEHAEDRLPGALSWPSLNNEERIRVGTLYKQVNPFEAQKVGAALVAKNIARHIETQVMDKPRNWQPLVYCWRGGKRSNSLALILGQIGFKVHLIEGGYKAFRKEVMEDTPRQAQRLQFKVLCGPTGSGKTRMLQALAQEGAQVLDLEAIACHRSSVLGLIPGTPQPTQKAFDTQVWDALRGFSADRPVFVEAESKKVGNLAVPDALMAAMRASPCLKVDLSLENRVNLLLEDYAFFTHDRALFADRLERLTALRGKAVVQGWQERIERGEMREVVTELLSGHYDPGYETSTGHNFVHYAQAPRVTPASHSMADMLGVAKQLVSTA; via the coding sequence ATGAGCCTTCACCTGATCTCAGCCTCCGATGCCATGGCCCGACTGGACCAATTCGATGCGATCCTCGACGCCCGCTCCGAAGGCGAACACGCCGAAGACCGCTTGCCTGGCGCCTTGAGTTGGCCATCGCTGAACAACGAAGAGCGCATCCGGGTGGGCACGCTGTACAAGCAAGTCAACCCTTTTGAGGCGCAAAAGGTCGGCGCAGCGCTGGTCGCGAAAAACATCGCCCGCCACATCGAAACCCAGGTGATGGACAAGCCGCGCAACTGGCAGCCTCTGGTGTATTGCTGGCGCGGGGGCAAGCGCAGCAACTCGCTGGCATTGATCCTGGGGCAAATTGGCTTCAAGGTGCACCTCATTGAAGGCGGCTACAAGGCCTTTCGCAAAGAGGTGATGGAAGACACACCCCGCCAAGCTCAGCGCCTGCAGTTCAAGGTGCTGTGCGGGCCCACCGGTTCGGGCAAAACGCGCATGCTGCAAGCGCTGGCGCAAGAAGGCGCGCAGGTACTGGACCTCGAAGCCATTGCCTGCCACCGCAGCTCGGTGCTGGGCCTGATTCCCGGTACGCCGCAGCCCACCCAAAAGGCGTTTGACACGCAGGTGTGGGACGCCTTACGCGGCTTCAGTGCCGATCGCCCGGTGTTCGTCGAAGCCGAAAGCAAAAAGGTGGGCAATCTGGCGGTACCCGATGCGCTGATGGCCGCCATGCGGGCCAGCCCATGCCTGAAGGTGGACCTGTCGCTGGAGAATCGGGTGAATTTGCTGCTGGAGGACTATGCGTTCTTCACACACGACCGTGCCCTTTTTGCCGACCGGCTGGAGCGCCTCACGGCCCTGCGCGGCAAGGCCGTGGTGCAAGGCTGGCAAGAACGCATCGAGCGGGGCGAAATGCGCGAGGTGGTGACCGAGTTGCTCTCAGGCCATTACGACCCAGGCTACGAGACATCGACGGGCCATAACTTTGTGCATTACGCCCAAGCCCCGCGGGTCACCCCTGCGAGCCACAGCATGGCGGACATGCTGGGTGTGGCCAAGCAACTGGTGTCAACGGCCTGA
- a CDS encoding arylesterase, producing MHKPLLRRRHFNWTLLALVSWGFAASAHATSAQRILVLGDSLSAEYGLTRGTGWVALLQKQLAQEKPGVEVINASISGDTTSGGRSRLPALLKRHQPTHVVIELGGNDALRGLPMTLTQGNLLAMTQQAQAAGAQVLLLGMQMPPNYGPDMARQFEAAYAQVAKTQKVALVPFFLKGVGDDPDPLKWFQPDRIHPNEAAQPRMLANVWPTLKKQLK from the coding sequence ATGCACAAACCTTTGTTGAGACGTCGCCACTTTAACTGGACCCTGCTTGCCCTTGTCAGCTGGGGCTTTGCCGCGTCGGCCCACGCCACTTCAGCCCAGCGCATTTTGGTTCTCGGCGATTCTTTGAGCGCCGAGTACGGCCTGACCCGGGGCACGGGTTGGGTGGCCTTGCTGCAAAAACAATTGGCACAAGAAAAGCCTGGCGTAGAAGTCATCAACGCCAGCATCAGTGGCGACACCACCTCGGGCGGGCGATCTCGCCTGCCTGCCCTGCTCAAGCGTCACCAGCCCACCCATGTGGTCATTGAGCTGGGCGGCAACGATGCACTGCGCGGCCTGCCCATGACCCTGACGCAAGGCAATTTGCTGGCCATGACGCAGCAAGCCCAAGCCGCCGGCGCCCAAGTTCTGCTGCTGGGCATGCAAATGCCGCCCAATTACGGCCCCGACATGGCGCGTCAGTTTGAAGCGGCCTATGCCCAAGTCGCCAAAACCCAAAAGGTGGCGCTGGTCCCTTTCTTTTTGAAAGGCGTGGGCGACGACCCCGATCCGCTCAAATGGTTCCAGCCCGACCGCATCCACCCCAACGAAGCCGCGCAGCCGCGCATGCTGGCCAACGTCTGGCCCACTTTGAAAAAACAATTGAAATGA
- a CDS encoding ABC transporter ATP-binding protein: protein MPESIIAVRGVSKSVQDASGQLDILRDIDFSLNAGETAAIVGASGSGKSTLLAILAGLDTPSSGQVVLAGQSLFDLSEDQRAAVRAQHVGFVFQSFQLMPNLTALENVMLPLELADRPDARSTATAMLQRVGLGERLKHLPKVLSGGEQQRVALARAFVVQPDLLLADEPTGSLDHATGEAIMDLMFALNREQGTTLVLVTHDRQLAARCERSLVIQAGRLAEAPGAVADQR from the coding sequence ATGCCTGAATCCATCATTGCCGTGCGTGGCGTTTCCAAAAGTGTGCAAGACGCCAGTGGGCAGCTGGACATTTTGCGCGATATCGATTTCTCATTGAACGCCGGGGAAACAGCCGCCATTGTCGGCGCTTCCGGCTCGGGCAAAAGCACCTTGCTCGCCATCCTCGCAGGTTTGGACACGCCCAGCAGCGGGCAGGTGGTGCTGGCGGGGCAATCGCTGTTTGATTTGTCCGAAGACCAACGCGCTGCTGTGCGGGCCCAGCATGTGGGTTTTGTGTTCCAGAGCTTTCAGCTCATGCCCAACCTCACGGCGCTCGAGAACGTGATGCTGCCTTTGGAATTGGCCGATCGCCCCGATGCCCGCAGCACCGCCACCGCCATGCTGCAGCGCGTGGGTTTGGGCGAGCGCTTGAAACACTTGCCCAAAGTCTTGTCGGGCGGTGAGCAGCAGCGCGTGGCCCTGGCCCGCGCTTTTGTGGTGCAGCCCGATTTGCTGCTGGCCGATGAACCGACAGGGAGCTTGGACCACGCCACTGGCGAGGCCATCATGGACTTGATGTTCGCGCTCAACCGTGAGCAGGGCACCACCTTGGTCCTGGTCACGCATGATCGACAGTTGGCCGCGCGCTGTGAGCGCAGCCTGGTGATTCAGGCGGGGCGGTTGGCTGAGGCCCCGGGCGCAGTGGCTGACCAACGATAA
- the rlmB gene encoding 23S rRNA (guanosine(2251)-2'-O)-methyltransferase RlmB: protein MSSHKVLFGFHAVGVRLKIAPQSVVEIHYEVTRRDARMRQFIDKARDSGMRLIESDNERLGKLIGGHGHQGVVALVTPMPQNHSLDDLLDTVQGPPLLLVLDGVTDPHNLGACLRVADGAGAHAVIAPKDHAAGINATVAKVASGAAETMPYFMVTNLARTLGELKERSIWVIGTSGDAPRSIYQADLKVPTALVLGAEGDGMRQLTRKNCDELVSIPMRGAVESLNVSVASGVCLYEALRQRT, encoded by the coding sequence ATGTCATCCCACAAAGTGCTGTTCGGCTTCCATGCCGTGGGCGTTCGCCTGAAGATCGCTCCCCAATCCGTTGTTGAAATCCATTACGAGGTCACCCGCCGCGACGCCCGCATGCGGCAGTTCATCGACAAAGCCCGAGATTCCGGCATGCGCCTGATCGAGTCGGACAATGAGCGCTTGGGCAAACTGATCGGCGGCCACGGTCACCAAGGCGTGGTGGCACTGGTCACGCCCATGCCGCAAAACCATTCGCTCGATGATCTGCTCGACACCGTGCAAGGCCCGCCCTTGCTTTTGGTGCTGGATGGTGTGACCGACCCGCACAACCTGGGCGCTTGCCTGCGCGTGGCCGATGGCGCAGGCGCGCACGCCGTGATCGCACCCAAGGACCACGCGGCCGGCATCAACGCCACCGTGGCCAAAGTGGCCAGCGGTGCGGCCGAAACCATGCCGTATTTCATGGTCACCAACCTGGCGCGCACCTTGGGCGAACTCAAGGAGCGCAGCATCTGGGTGATTGGCACCAGCGGCGACGCGCCACGCAGCATTTACCAAGCCGACCTGAAAGTGCCCACCGCTTTGGTGCTGGGGGCCGAGGGCGATGGCATGCGCCAGCTGACCCGCAAAAACTGCGACGAGTTGGTCAGCATTCCTATGCGCGGCGCCGTGGAGAGCCTGAATGTCTCGGTGGCCAGCGGTGTGTGCCTGTACGAGGCACTGCGCCAGCGCACTTGA
- a CDS encoding chromate transporter encodes MNPVLQLTAADWLNLFNHFAALSLLAVGGAITTAPDMHRYLVDDTHWLSEAQFNASIALAQAAPGPNVLFVALMGWNVGLNAGAGLGGGWLSAGMGFLGVGVAMLGIMLPSSILTYTATRWAHQHRENLGIRAFKSGMAPIVIALLLATAWLLTLSNDQPTRDWPLYALTLFTTWVVWRTRVHMLWLIGLGALLGSLGWI; translated from the coding sequence ATGAACCCGGTTTTGCAACTCACCGCAGCGGACTGGCTGAACCTGTTCAACCATTTTGCGGCTTTGTCGCTGCTGGCTGTGGGGGGCGCGATCACCACCGCGCCCGATATGCACCGCTACCTGGTCGACGATACGCACTGGCTGAGTGAGGCGCAATTCAATGCCTCTATTGCGCTGGCGCAAGCTGCACCGGGGCCCAATGTCTTGTTCGTGGCCTTGATGGGCTGGAACGTGGGCTTGAACGCCGGGGCCGGCTTGGGTGGGGGATGGCTCAGTGCGGGTATGGGCTTCTTGGGTGTGGGGGTGGCCATGCTGGGCATCATGCTGCCCTCTTCCATCCTGACCTACACGGCCACGCGGTGGGCACACCAACACCGCGAGAACTTGGGCATTCGGGCCTTCAAATCCGGCATGGCCCCCATCGTGATCGCGCTTTTGCTGGCCACGGCTTGGCTGCTCACCCTCAGCAACGACCAGCCGACTCGCGATTGGCCTTTGTACGCCCTGACCCTGTTCACCACCTGGGTGGTTTGGCGTACCCGAGTGCACATGCTGTGGCTGATTGGCCTGGGCGCCCTGCTCGGCAGCTTGGGCTGGATTTAA
- a CDS encoding chromate transporter — protein sequence MPAMPETAPLNQPSSKTDLFVTFTLLALQGFGGVLAVVQRELVEKKRWMTREQFVEDWAVAQIMPGPNVVNLSLMIGGRYFGLPGALAGLAGMLIAPLVVVLLLAAAFAGVSDALWAQGALRGMGAVSAGLIAAVGLKLIGTLRSNPMGMPVCIGLSAASFAGVGLLRWPLAYVLLGTGLVACGWAYRQLFLQARSAAKAP from the coding sequence ATGCCCGCCATGCCAGAAACCGCACCGCTGAACCAACCCAGCTCCAAAACCGATCTTTTTGTGACCTTCACCCTCTTGGCCTTGCAGGGCTTTGGCGGTGTGTTGGCCGTGGTGCAGCGCGAGCTGGTCGAGAAAAAACGCTGGATGACCCGCGAGCAATTTGTCGAAGACTGGGCGGTGGCTCAAATCATGCCGGGCCCGAATGTGGTCAATCTGTCCTTGATGATTGGCGGCCGTTACTTTGGCTTGCCCGGCGCCTTGGCAGGTTTGGCGGGCATGCTGATCGCCCCATTGGTGGTGGTTTTGTTGCTGGCTGCGGCCTTCGCGGGGGTATCGGATGCCCTTTGGGCGCAGGGCGCTTTGCGTGGCATGGGCGCGGTGTCGGCCGGACTGATTGCGGCCGTAGGTCTGAAATTGATCGGCACCTTGCGCAGCAACCCCATGGGCATGCCGGTTTGCATCGGACTGTCGGCAGCCAGTTTCGCAGGGGTCGGCTTGCTGCGTTGGCCCTTGGCTTATGTCCTGCTGGGCACAGGACTGGTAGCCTGTGGCTGGGCGTACAGGCAACTGTTCCTGCAAGCGCGAAGCGCAGCCAAGGCCCCATGA
- a CDS encoding YigZ family protein, whose product MPFSLATPAHHELVIKKSRFIACVEPMPGRVEAQARVAQLKAKHPDAAHVCWALLAGGQSAANDDGEPGGTAGRPMLEVLRHQDLEGVMASVVRYFGGVKLGAGGLVRAYTDAVAQALLTAEKVQRIAQTQLACSVPYALEGLVRRELEQAKAQLQDVAHGSVVRLRFALPETQASALVERLSESGRGQLVWLDAEQAG is encoded by the coding sequence ATGCCCTTTTCCCTCGCCACACCCGCCCACCACGAATTGGTCATCAAGAAAAGCCGTTTCATCGCTTGCGTGGAGCCCATGCCCGGTCGAGTGGAAGCTCAGGCCAGAGTGGCCCAGCTCAAGGCCAAGCACCCCGATGCGGCCCATGTGTGCTGGGCCTTGCTGGCCGGCGGCCAGTCGGCGGCCAACGACGATGGTGAGCCCGGCGGCACGGCAGGACGCCCGATGCTGGAGGTGCTCCGGCATCAAGACCTGGAAGGGGTGATGGCCTCGGTGGTGCGTTACTTTGGTGGCGTCAAGCTGGGCGCAGGCGGCTTGGTACGGGCCTACACCGATGCCGTAGCACAAGCCCTTCTGACAGCTGAGAAGGTGCAGCGGATTGCACAGACCCAGCTGGCCTGCAGCGTGCCCTACGCGCTCGAAGGCTTGGTGCGCCGCGAGCTGGAACAGGCCAAAGCCCAGCTGCAGGACGTGGCGCACGGCAGCGTGGTGCGCTTGCGCTTTGCACTGCCCGAAACCCAAGCTTCCGCGCTGGTGGAACGCCTGAGCGAGAGCGGTCGTGGCCAGTTGGTGTGGCTGGACGCCGAGCAGGCCGGATGA
- a CDS encoding YgiQ family radical SAM protein has protein sequence MNAFTDVSFFPRDAKPLTSYRKYWAQRFGTAPFLPMSREEMTQLGWDSCDIIIVTGDAYVDHPSFGMSVIGRMLENQGFRVGIIAQPDWTSADPFKALGKPNLFWGVTSGNMDSMINRYTADRKIRTDDAYTPGDVGGQRPDRAAIVYSQRCREAFPEVPIVLGGIEGSLRRIAHYDYWSDKVRRSVVVDSKCDLLLYGNAERAIVEIAHRLAAREPVQQITDVRGTAFVRRETPEGWFEIDSTSVDTPGHVEAHINPYLMISDQAREQGASCAREEEAKEVAEGHNTQNVERDLSAAVAQSRTVQAAIQPLTFVPNPALRGKGTHKVPPRDKSVIRLPSYEQVKQDAVLYAHANRVLHLETNPGNARCLVQAHGEGHTARDVWITPPPIPLTTAEMDLVFDLPYARSPHPRYADENGSHDHATKIPAWEMIRFSVNIMRGCFGGCTFCSITEHEGRIIQSRSEESVIREVEDIRDKVKGFTGVISDLGGPTANMYRLGCRSPEIESACRKPSCVFPGICQNLTTDHGPLINMYRRARNLKGIKKILIGSGLRYDLAVQSPEYVKELVQHHVGGYLKIAPEHTEGGPLSKMMKPGIGTYDRFKSMFDKYSEEVGKKQFLIPYFIAAHPGTSDEDMMNLAVWLKKNGFRADQVQTFYPSPMATATAMYHSTRNPLRKITRDSEKVDVVKGDKRRRLHKAFLRYHDATNWPLLREALKAMGRSDLIGNGKHHLIPNWQPLAEEGYQSARRKNSTGAGAKSSVSLSTTPKRSGQPKKGQLLTQHTGLPPRKRT, from the coding sequence ATGAACGCCTTCACCGACGTCTCTTTTTTCCCGCGCGACGCCAAACCGCTGACCAGTTACCGCAAGTACTGGGCGCAGCGCTTTGGCACGGCCCCGTTTTTGCCGATGAGCCGCGAAGAAATGACCCAACTGGGCTGGGACAGCTGCGACATCATCATCGTCACGGGCGACGCCTATGTGGACCATCCCAGTTTTGGCATGTCGGTCATTGGCCGCATGCTCGAAAACCAGGGTTTTCGGGTCGGCATCATTGCCCAGCCGGACTGGACCAGCGCCGACCCCTTCAAGGCCTTGGGCAAACCCAACCTGTTTTGGGGCGTGACCAGCGGCAACATGGATTCCATGATCAACCGCTACACGGCGGACCGCAAAATCCGCACCGACGACGCCTACACCCCCGGTGACGTGGGCGGCCAACGGCCCGACCGTGCGGCCATCGTCTACAGCCAGCGCTGTCGCGAGGCCTTTCCTGAAGTGCCCATCGTGCTCGGCGGCATCGAAGGCAGCCTGCGCCGCATCGCGCATTACGACTACTGGTCTGACAAGGTGCGCCGCTCGGTCGTGGTGGACAGCAAGTGCGACTTGCTTTTGTATGGCAACGCCGAGCGCGCGATTGTCGAGATCGCCCACCGCTTGGCCGCCCGCGAGCCCGTACAACAAATCACCGATGTGCGCGGCACCGCCTTTGTGCGCCGTGAAACGCCAGAGGGCTGGTTCGAGATCGATTCCACCAGCGTGGATACGCCTGGCCATGTGGAAGCGCACATCAACCCCTACTTGATGATTTCCGACCAAGCACGTGAGCAAGGTGCGTCCTGCGCCCGTGAAGAAGAGGCCAAGGAAGTGGCCGAAGGACACAATACGCAAAACGTGGAACGCGATTTGTCGGCTGCCGTGGCCCAGTCTCGCACCGTGCAAGCCGCCATCCAGCCGCTCACCTTTGTGCCCAATCCCGCCCTGCGCGGCAAAGGCACGCACAAAGTCCCGCCCCGCGACAAGAGCGTGATCCGTTTGCCCAGTTACGAGCAGGTCAAGCAAGATGCCGTGCTCTATGCCCACGCCAACCGCGTGCTGCACCTGGAGACCAACCCCGGCAACGCGCGTTGCCTGGTGCAAGCGCATGGCGAAGGCCACACCGCGCGCGACGTGTGGATCACGCCGCCGCCCATCCCGCTCACCACCGCCGAGATGGATTTGGTGTTTGACCTGCCCTACGCCCGCAGCCCGCACCCGCGCTATGCCGACGAGAACGGCAGCCACGATCACGCGACCAAGATCCCCGCTTGGGAGATGATCCGTTTTTCGGTGAACATCATGCGCGGCTGCTTTGGCGGCTGCACCTTCTGTTCCATCACCGAGCACGAAGGCCGCATCATCCAAAGCCGCTCAGAGGAGTCGGTCATTCGGGAGGTGGAAGACATCCGCGACAAGGTCAAAGGCTTCACCGGTGTGATTTCTGACCTGGGCGGCCCCACGGCCAATATGTACCGCTTGGGCTGCCGCAGCCCCGAGATCGAATCGGCCTGCCGAAAACCCAGTTGCGTGTTCCCCGGCATCTGCCAGAACCTGACCACCGACCACGGCCCGCTGATCAACATGTACCGCCGGGCGCGCAACTTGAAGGGCATCAAGAAAATCTTGATCGGCTCGGGCCTGCGTTACGACCTGGCCGTGCAGTCGCCCGAGTATGTGAAAGAACTGGTGCAGCACCACGTGGGCGGCTACCTCAAGATTGCGCCCGAGCACACCGAGGGCGGCCCGCTGTCCAAGATGATGAAGCCGGGCATCGGCACCTACGACCGCTTCAAGTCGATGTTCGACAAGTACAGCGAAGAAGTGGGCAAAAAGCAGTTCCTCATCCCGTACTTCATCGCCGCCCACCCGGGCACCAGCGACGAAGACATGATGAACCTGGCGGTTTGGCTCAAAAAGAACGGTTTTCGGGCCGACCAGGTGCAGACCTTCTACCCCAGCCCCATGGCCACGGCCACGGCCATGTACCACTCCACCCGCAACCCGTTGCGCAAAATCACCCGCGACAGCGAAAAGGTGGACGTGGTCAAGGGCGACAAACGCCGCCGTCTGCACAAAGCGTTTTTGCGCTACCACGACGCCACCAACTGGCCGCTGCTGCGCGAAGCCCTCAAGGCCATGGGCCGCTCAGACTTGATTGGGAACGGCAAACACCATCTGATTCCGAACTGGCAGCCGCTGGCCGAAGAAGGTTACCAAAGCGCCCGACGCAAAAACAGCACGGGTGCAGGAGCCAAGTCATCGGTCTCGCTCTCCACAACACCCAAGCGTTCGGGTCAGCCGAAAAAAGGCCAGTTGCTCACCCAGCACACTGGGCTGCCGCCACGCAAGCGGACTTGA